A single Planctomycetota bacterium DNA region contains:
- a CDS encoding HNH endonuclease, with the protein MAWTDEQLRRIYDRTQGKCHICGKKLALKNYGVHGSRGCWSVEHSHARALGGSDHGNNLYPACISCNSSKGSGTTRSARAQHGRTRAPLSRKAERKVRVKNAVAGAGIGAVIGGVLGGPPGAVVGGLFGGAVGHEADPE; encoded by the coding sequence ATGGCGTGGACGGATGAACAACTTCGCCGCATATATGACCGGACGCAGGGGAAATGTCACATCTGCGGGAAGAAGCTGGCCTTGAAGAACTATGGCGTCCACGGCTCGCGTGGTTGTTGGTCTGTCGAACACTCGCATGCACGGGCACTGGGTGGCTCCGACCACGGGAACAATCTCTACCCTGCCTGCATCAGTTGCAACTCCAGTAAAGGCAGCGGCACCACGCGTTCGGCTCGTGCCCAGCACGGGCGCACACGGGCTCCTCTATCGAGAAAGGCAGAGCGGAAAGTGCGGGTGAAGAACGCTGTCGCAGGGGCTGGCATTGGGGCTGTCATCGGTGGTGTTTTGGGCGGCCCTCCCGGAGCCGTTGTAGGCGGTCTTTTTGGCGGTGCCGTTGGCCATGAGGCGGACCCCGAGTAG
- a CDS encoding DUF262 domain-containing protein, which yields MAFQTPITIKEAVESIHAKKFLLPAIQREVVWETDQIARLFDSLMRDYPIGSFLFWHVDKKNVGGYQFYEFVRDYHERNSRHNQKANVSGDDDITAILDGQQRLTSLYLGLKGSYAYKEPRKRWDNPQAFPVRRLFLNLLGPKKNGDETDMVYDFAFLTADEAQGESNGTFWFRVGDILDLKKQFEVNNYLIEHGLMQRPEAQAKFANETLFKLWSVVHEARVINYFLEKDESLDKVLNIFIRVNSGGTILSYSDLLLSIATAQWRQRDAREEITSFVDELNNMGDGFNLNKDLVLKSALVLADFNDIAFKVDNFNKSNMLKIERQWDEIAGALRGAVRLIASFGYSRDTLTANYPIIPIAYYPKVRGLPKNFDISGKYADDREAIRRWLILSLVKRVFGGASDTVLRPVRDILRDAKDGFPLQGILAKFKGTNKSLACTEDDVENLLHYEYGQGYTFSVLALLYPTLDFRNRFHIDHIHPRSLFTKVKLRQRKVEDADIDFCLENVDLLPNLQLLEGVPNQEKSDTEFAEWFKANHKTPEAKADYMKRHYIPDVDLVLSNFRQFFEKRKAKLRQALRSLLGVTGDQQRDASSKDNVKTN from the coding sequence GTGGCGTTTCAGACACCGATTACGATAAAAGAGGCAGTCGAAAGTATTCACGCCAAGAAATTCCTACTCCCGGCGATCCAACGGGAGGTGGTCTGGGAGACGGATCAGATCGCTCGACTGTTCGACTCTCTCATGCGTGACTACCCCATCGGGTCGTTTCTCTTTTGGCATGTAGACAAGAAGAACGTGGGTGGCTACCAATTCTATGAGTTCGTGCGAGACTATCACGAGCGAAACAGCCGCCATAATCAGAAGGCCAACGTCAGCGGGGATGACGACATCACGGCTATATTGGACGGGCAGCAACGGTTGACCTCGCTGTACCTCGGGCTTAAGGGATCCTACGCTTACAAGGAGCCGCGAAAGCGGTGGGACAACCCCCAGGCGTTTCCTGTGCGACGACTTTTCTTGAATCTTCTCGGTCCCAAGAAGAACGGGGACGAGACCGACATGGTCTATGACTTCGCGTTCTTGACCGCCGACGAGGCGCAAGGCGAGTCCAACGGCACGTTTTGGTTCCGTGTGGGCGACATCCTCGATCTCAAGAAACAGTTCGAGGTGAATAACTACCTGATCGAGCACGGATTGATGCAACGACCAGAAGCCCAAGCGAAGTTCGCCAACGAGACGCTTTTTAAGCTGTGGTCGGTCGTTCACGAGGCGAGAGTTATCAATTACTTCCTGGAGAAGGACGAGAGCCTCGACAAGGTATTGAACATCTTCATCCGCGTCAACAGTGGCGGGACTATCTTGAGCTACTCGGACCTCCTTCTCTCGATTGCCACGGCGCAGTGGCGTCAGCGCGACGCCCGGGAGGAAATCACTTCCTTCGTGGACGAGTTGAACAACATGGGGGATGGTTTCAACCTCAACAAGGACTTGGTGCTCAAGAGCGCGCTGGTCTTGGCGGACTTCAACGACATCGCATTCAAGGTGGACAATTTCAACAAAAGCAACATGCTGAAGATTGAGAGGCAATGGGATGAGATTGCTGGTGCCCTACGCGGAGCCGTCCGGCTGATAGCGAGCTTTGGCTATAGTCGCGATACATTGACGGCTAACTATCCCATCATCCCCATCGCCTACTACCCGAAGGTGCGCGGGCTCCCGAAGAATTTCGACATATCCGGCAAGTACGCGGATGATCGGGAAGCAATCCGGCGGTGGTTGATCCTGTCGCTTGTGAAGAGAGTGTTCGGTGGCGCTTCCGACACTGTCTTGCGGCCAGTCCGGGATATCTTGCGCGATGCAAAAGACGGATTTCCGTTGCAGGGCATTCTCGCCAAGTTCAAGGGTACGAACAAATCCCTCGCATGCACCGAGGATGATGTTGAGAACCTCCTCCATTACGAGTATGGGCAGGGATACACGTTCTCGGTCCTGGCGCTCCTCTATCCGACTCTCGACTTTAGAAACCGATTCCACATCGACCACATACATCCACGCAGCCTGTTCACGAAGGTGAAACTGCGGCAGCGCAAGGTTGAGGACGCCGACATCGACTTCTGTTTGGAGAACGTCGATCTCCTGCCGAATCTGCAACTGCTCGAGGGCGTACCGAACCAGGAGAAGAGCGACACCGAGTTCGCGGAGTGGTTCAAGGCGAATCACAAGACGCCGGAGGCCAAAGCCGACTACATGAAGCGGCACTACATCCCAGACGTCGATCTGGTGCTGTCGAACTTCCGCCAATTCTTCGAAAAGCGAAAGGCAAAGCTCCGTCAGGCGTTGAGGTCCCTGCTGGGCGTGACTGGCGACCAACAGCGGGATGCATCCTCCAAGGATAATGTCAAAACAAACTGA